The Haloprofundus salinisoli genome includes a region encoding these proteins:
- a CDS encoding bacterio-opsin activator domain-containing protein — MSDDDTLEVLLIEDNPGDVRLIEELLAEATERTVTLSESDPVGTPRLQRTDRLDDGLQRLEASQIDVLLLDLGLPDSSGIDTLEAVRNRTNEVPVVVLTGVQDETVGVQAVQQGAQEYLVKDELTPPLLYRSIRHAIERKKFERTQAALHGASRDLVQAESKAEVSQLAVDTAVDLLGRRYVGIYLLDVETNVLEPAAYPDYLETSLGDIPSLHPNESTITWQAFVDDETVVREDLQEVDCFRRFDVPLRSGLWIPLDGHGVLVILSEEADGIDQQTQQLADHLAATTEVALDRVEREESLRRQERELATQNQQLEELNRINDLIREIDQVLVQAATRDAIEQAVCELLTQTERFAFAWIGEVVDDEITPRSWAGAGADYLDVVSLSVDDSASPAATMVSTETTTVVPNVASGIRDEPWRKAAIARGLQSAISIPLRYNELLYGVLTVFATEPDVFTDRSKRVFEELGETIAYAMNSVETRRTLLTDTVVELELEIRETGGQLEQLAREAGCQLSYGGLVPQTDGTTRIFFNATGASPNAVVDAATTVPGIRDIDYIGEGTDADQLRFEVTVSGPTVPSVLVECGGIARSIQIEETVTRVIVELPDTTDVRAFISRVEEKYSETELRARRDKERTDRSQEAFDTTLEAELTHRQLEVLQTAYHSGYFEWPRDRTGEEVATSLDITQPTFNAHLRTAERKLCAMLFDDGPVPSERRDQHT, encoded by the coding sequence ATGTCGGACGACGACACGCTCGAGGTGCTGTTGATCGAGGACAACCCCGGCGACGTCCGGCTCATCGAGGAGCTGCTCGCCGAGGCGACAGAGCGGACGGTAACGCTCTCAGAGTCCGACCCCGTCGGCACGCCGCGACTGCAGCGAACCGACCGTCTGGACGACGGGCTGCAGCGGCTCGAAGCGTCGCAGATCGACGTGCTCCTTCTCGACCTCGGCCTCCCCGACAGTTCTGGAATCGACACGCTCGAAGCGGTCCGAAACCGGACGAACGAGGTTCCGGTCGTGGTCCTGACCGGCGTTCAAGACGAGACCGTCGGCGTGCAGGCGGTCCAGCAGGGCGCACAGGAGTATCTGGTCAAAGACGAACTGACGCCCCCGTTGCTGTACCGGTCGATTCGACACGCCATCGAGCGAAAGAAGTTCGAGCGGACACAGGCGGCGCTGCACGGCGCGAGCCGCGATCTGGTGCAAGCGGAGTCGAAAGCCGAGGTGAGTCAGCTCGCGGTCGACACCGCCGTCGACCTGCTCGGGCGCCGCTACGTCGGTATCTACCTCTTGGACGTGGAGACGAACGTGCTCGAGCCGGCGGCGTATCCGGACTACCTCGAAACGTCTCTCGGTGACATCCCGTCCCTGCACCCGAACGAGTCGACTATCACGTGGCAGGCGTTCGTCGACGACGAGACCGTCGTGCGCGAGGATCTCCAGGAGGTCGACTGCTTCCGCCGGTTCGACGTCCCGCTGCGGAGCGGGCTCTGGATTCCGCTCGACGGACACGGTGTGCTCGTCATCCTCTCGGAGGAGGCCGACGGCATCGACCAGCAGACCCAGCAGTTGGCCGACCATCTGGCGGCGACGACCGAAGTCGCGCTCGACCGCGTCGAACGCGAGGAGTCGCTCCGGCGACAGGAGCGCGAACTTGCGACGCAGAACCAGCAGTTGGAGGAACTCAACCGGATAAACGATCTCATCCGCGAGATCGACCAAGTGCTCGTACAGGCCGCGACGCGCGACGCGATAGAACAGGCCGTCTGCGAGCTTCTGACCCAGACCGAACGCTTCGCGTTCGCCTGGATCGGCGAAGTAGTAGACGACGAGATAACCCCGCGTAGTTGGGCCGGCGCGGGCGCAGACTATCTCGACGTCGTCTCGCTGTCGGTCGACGACAGCGCCTCGCCGGCGGCGACGATGGTGTCGACCGAGACCACGACCGTCGTCCCCAACGTCGCCTCGGGGATCCGCGACGAACCGTGGCGGAAAGCCGCCATTGCGCGAGGGCTCCAATCGGCTATCAGCATCCCACTTCGGTACAATGAGTTACTCTACGGCGTTCTGACGGTATTTGCGACCGAACCAGATGTCTTCACCGACCGCTCGAAGCGCGTCTTCGAGGAACTCGGTGAGACCATCGCCTACGCGATGAACTCCGTGGAGACGCGCCGGACGCTGTTGACCGACACGGTCGTCGAGCTCGAACTGGAGATTCGCGAGACGGGCGGACAGCTGGAACAGCTCGCGCGTGAGGCGGGGTGTCAACTCAGTTACGGCGGTCTGGTCCCGCAGACGGACGGGACGACGCGAATATTCTTCAACGCGACCGGAGCGTCGCCGAACGCTGTCGTCGACGCCGCGACTACCGTCCCCGGAATCCGCGACATCGACTACATCGGCGAGGGGACCGACGCCGACCAACTCCGGTTCGAGGTGACCGTCTCCGGGCCGACGGTTCCGTCGGTGCTCGTCGAGTGCGGCGGCATCGCTCGCTCGATTCAAATCGAGGAGACGGTCACGCGAGTCATCGTCGAACTTCCAGACACGACGGATGTCCGTGCGTTCATCTCCCGGGTCGAAGAGAAGTACTCCGAGACGGAGCTTCGCGCGCGTCGGGACAAAGAACGGACCGATCGGTCCCAGGAGGCGTTTGACACGACGCTCGAAGCCGAACTCACGCATCGGCAGTTGGAGGTGCTCCAGACGGCGTACCACAGCGGCTACTTCGAGTGGCCGCGAGACCGGACGGGCGAGGAGGTCGCAACGTCGCTCGACATCACGCAGCCGACGTTCAACGCCCACCTCCGAACCGCGGAGCGAAAGCTCTGTGCGATGCTGTTCGACGACGGCCCCGTCCCCTCGGAGAGGCGGGACCAACATACGTAG
- a CDS encoding response regulator has translation MSNKSTEPVEVLLVEDNPDDIRLTQEAFEESGIRDELHVVHDGEQALDFLYQRGQYENAPVPRLILLDLNLPSLDGEAVLREIKDTPSLRQIPTIVLTSSEAEEDIARSYDLHANAYLVKPVDPDDFIGLARAFEEFWLQLARLPSPNYN, from the coding sequence ATGAGTAACAAATCTACCGAACCGGTCGAAGTGCTATTGGTCGAGGACAACCCCGATGATATCCGACTCACACAAGAGGCGTTCGAGGAGTCCGGCATCCGAGACGAGCTCCACGTTGTCCACGATGGCGAGCAGGCACTCGACTTTCTCTACCAGCGCGGCCAGTACGAGAACGCTCCCGTTCCCCGACTCATCCTCCTCGACTTGAACCTCCCGAGCCTCGACGGGGAAGCCGTCCTTCGGGAGATAAAGGACACGCCCTCCCTGAGACAGATTCCGACCATCGTGCTGACGAGCTCCGAGGCCGAGGAGGATATCGCCCGGAGCTACGACCTCCACGCCAACGCCTACCTCGTGAAGCCGGTCGACCCCGACGATTTCATCGGCCTCGCTCGGGCGTTCGAGGAGTTTTGGCTCCAGCTCGCCAGGCTCCCGTCGCCGAACTACAACTGA
- a CDS encoding PAS domain-containing protein, whose product MSAGTSTRDTVEGVVDDCFDDSDLYRTVRLWNADDAGVTPRTPVDDTVYGALELTTDRSTAFDADPERATAVVPLDVCTSSIHGDDRHRVEDSITAAVESGSEWKLEYRVKTNADELHWVDARRKLKYDETGTPLDFPRVVIGSTERKRAEEKLRRARDKLETRRGGRIWAESDDGGPTFRFPIPTTRRDIYE is encoded by the coding sequence GTGTCGGCGGGTACGTCGACGCGCGACACCGTCGAAGGGGTCGTCGACGACTGTTTCGACGATTCGGATCTCTACAGGACTGTGAGGCTCTGGAACGCCGACGACGCCGGCGTCACACCTCGAACACCGGTCGACGACACCGTCTACGGCGCACTCGAACTCACCACCGACCGTTCGACAGCCTTCGACGCCGACCCGGAGCGAGCTACCGCGGTCGTCCCGCTGGATGTGTGCACTTCGAGCATCCACGGGGACGACCGTCACCGCGTAGAAGACTCGATAACTGCGGCCGTGGAATCGGGCTCGGAGTGGAAACTGGAGTATCGTGTCAAAACCAACGCCGACGAGCTTCACTGGGTCGACGCCCGCCGAAAACTCAAGTACGACGAGACGGGGACGCCGCTGGACTTCCCGCGCGTCGTCATCGGCAGTACGGAGCGAAAACGAGCCGAGGAAAAACTTCGGCGCGCACGCGACAAACTAGAAACCCGGCGCGGCGGCCGTATCTGGGCCGAGTCCGACGACGGCGGTCCGACGTTCCGCTTCCCGATACCGACAACTCGAAGGGATATATATGAGTAA
- a CDS encoding helix-turn-helix domain-containing protein, producing MGKLDEVSADRLRDALSNATDAKEAKRLVIALDYKDGQPVDELSRRYGIPRSTLYSWLGRFENDSVEAAITDESRPGRPSKASEEALAGLRADAATSPSELGYDADEWTTAMFREHIEKRYGVTYSGGHVRRLLRQYA from the coding sequence ATGGGAAAACTCGACGAGGTCTCGGCGGACCGTCTTCGAGATGCGCTCTCGAACGCCACGGACGCGAAGGAGGCGAAACGGCTCGTCATCGCACTCGACTACAAAGACGGACAGCCGGTAGACGAGTTGAGCCGGCGGTACGGAATCCCCCGTTCGACGCTGTACTCGTGGTTAGGACGGTTCGAGAACGACTCCGTCGAGGCCGCGATCACCGACGAGAGTCGACCGGGACGCCCGTCGAAGGCCTCAGAAGAAGCGCTCGCGGGACTCCGAGCGGACGCGGCAACGTCTCCTTCGGAACTGGGTTACGACGCCGACGAGTGGACGACTGCGATGTTTCGAGAGCACATCGAGAAACGCTACGGCGTCACCTACTCTGGGGGCCACGTCCGACGGTTGCTCCGACAATACGCGTAA
- the gfo6 gene encoding D-xylose 1-dehydrogenase Gfo6 has product MAFTDWMTDYAGRDWQQSASGTVRYALVGLGWWTTDVALPAIAAAELCETTVVVSSSAEKASRIAGEHGVDYGITYDDYHEGVAADAYDAVYIATPNAFHLEYAETAAQLDKGVLCEKPMEASVERAERIVNVCDDADVPLMVAYRMQTDPAVRRARELVEDGFLGEPVQVYGNNSQPLLEMIPDRNQWRLNPELTGYGASVMDLGIYSINTARYLLRRDPVTVEARMSSPHEAFDAVPDERSSFLAVLEGDVQMVSTASQRAHADTQLKITGTDGQLELRPAFHGQCTLYASKGDVTAEVSHRSFDAVEEMTEEFDYFADRLLSEAIIYPDGEHGLTDLRIIEAIHQAADTETAVGLD; this is encoded by the coding sequence ATGGCTTTCACCGACTGGATGACCGACTACGCCGGCCGCGACTGGCAGCAGTCAGCGAGCGGGACGGTTCGCTACGCGCTCGTCGGACTCGGGTGGTGGACAACCGACGTTGCCTTACCGGCGATAGCGGCGGCGGAGCTCTGCGAGACGACCGTCGTCGTCAGCAGCTCCGCGGAAAAAGCGAGCCGAATCGCCGGGGAGCACGGTGTCGACTACGGCATCACCTACGACGACTACCACGAGGGTGTCGCCGCGGACGCGTACGATGCGGTGTACATCGCCACGCCGAACGCCTTTCACCTCGAATACGCCGAGACGGCCGCACAGCTCGACAAAGGCGTTCTCTGCGAGAAACCGATGGAAGCTAGCGTCGAACGCGCCGAGCGCATAGTCAACGTCTGCGACGACGCCGACGTTCCGCTGATGGTCGCCTACCGAATGCAGACCGACCCGGCGGTTCGGCGGGCGCGCGAACTCGTCGAAGATGGCTTCCTCGGCGAACCGGTACAGGTGTACGGCAACAACTCACAGCCGCTGTTAGAGATGATTCCCGACCGCAACCAGTGGCGACTGAATCCCGAGCTAACTGGCTACGGCGCGTCAGTGATGGATCTCGGCATCTATTCGATAAACACCGCCCGCTATCTACTTCGGCGCGATCCGGTAACGGTCGAAGCCCGGATGTCGTCGCCCCACGAGGCGTTCGATGCGGTCCCCGACGAACGGTCGTCGTTTCTTGCCGTCCTCGAAGGTGATGTACAGATGGTCTCCACCGCGAGCCAGCGCGCTCACGCGGATACCCAGCTGAAGATTACCGGTACCGACGGACAACTCGAACTCCGACCGGCATTTCACGGTCAATGCACGCTGTACGCCTCGAAAGGTGACGTAACAGCCGAGGTGTCTCACAGGTCGTTCGATGCGGTCGAAGAGATGACCGAAGAGTTCGACTACTTCGCCGACCGGCTGCTATCGGAGGCGATTATCTATCCGGACGGCGAACACGGCCTGACCGATCTACGAATTATCGAAGCTATCCACCAAGCGGCTGATACGGAAACGGCAGTCGGCCTCGACTGA
- a CDS encoding bifunctional 4-hydroxy-2-oxoglutarate aldolase/2-dehydro-3-deoxy-phosphogluconate aldolase, with amino-acid sequence MTTEPSTQSQSAYARIAENGVIGIVRGVDPDRTIDVVDALVEGGIDTVEITADTAGVLGTLEAVTSTFDHSEVLIGAGTVLDSETARAVLLAGASFVVTPSFDPGVVETCNRYGAVVAPGVQTPTEAVHAYEAGADLLKIFPASSLGPEYVRSLGGPLPQLPLVPTGGVSLDNVEAYVDAGATAVGVGSSLVDSEAIAAGEYGVLTERAEQFRAAIDRARSD; translated from the coding sequence ATGACGACAGAGCCATCTACACAGTCCCAGTCGGCGTACGCCCGAATCGCCGAGAACGGGGTCATCGGAATCGTCCGCGGCGTCGACCCCGACCGAACCATCGACGTCGTCGACGCGCTGGTCGAAGGCGGTATCGACACCGTCGAGATAACAGCCGACACGGCCGGCGTCCTCGGCACGCTCGAAGCCGTCACCTCGACGTTCGACCATTCGGAGGTACTCATCGGGGCTGGAACCGTACTGGATAGCGAGACGGCGAGAGCGGTGCTACTGGCGGGCGCGTCGTTCGTCGTCACCCCGAGTTTCGACCCCGGCGTCGTCGAGACGTGTAACCGGTACGGTGCGGTCGTCGCACCTGGGGTACAGACGCCGACGGAAGCCGTCCATGCGTACGAGGCGGGCGCGGACTTGCTGAAGATTTTCCCCGCATCGTCGCTTGGGCCCGAATACGTTCGGAGCCTCGGCGGCCCGCTCCCGCAGTTGCCGCTCGTCCCGACCGGCGGCGTTTCACTCGACAACGTCGAAGCGTACGTCGACGCAGGGGCGACGGCCGTCGGCGTGGGTAGCAGTCTCGTCGATTCGGAGGCGATTGCTGCGGGAGAGTATGGGGTACTAACCGAGCGCGCAGAACAGTTCCGAGCGGCTATCGACCGCGCACGGTCGGACTAA
- a CDS encoding beta-galactosidase, whose product MKTGVCYFPEHWPEERLARDIEQMADAGLEYVRMGEFSWSRLEPEPGDLDFEWLKDAVSLIGDHGMQAVLCTPTATPPKWLVDEYPEIRQAEADGTPRHYGSRRHYCYNSEIYRRETRRITEALAEAFADDPTVAGWQTDNEYGCHGTIRCYCDDCATAFRQWLKEKYGDVETLNESWGNAFWSQELNSFAQVDPPRHTAADHHPARLLDYYRFSSDSVVEYNRLQTELLREANDVWFVTHNFMGHFGALDAYDVSEELDFASWDSYPTGHVQERSTPASTEQLRVGDPDQIAFNHDLYRSATGSPFWVMEQQPGDINWPPYSPQPGEGAMRLWAQFAVAHGADVVSYFRWRQCLMGQEQYHSGLLAPDGSPDRGYRDAARAATEFAELLDGRETEPDEQTTAGSEANVAVLHDYDNLWALEIEPNTPDFDYWEHAETYYAALQARSVTVDVVPPSAELSGYDAVVAPTLYLADDHLADTLESYVRSGGELLVTMRSGVKDPYNKLHETQQPGPLTDVLGAEVTQFESIPERIESRVSYGGERFDCHVWNDWLSPVADSADVVGRYDGELADGEAAIIHNTVGEGSVVYVGTWPEAALADELVGDLLIRADVETTPRLPDQVRLARRNGLTWVANFSSDPVTVDADTDARWLVGGESVDSYDVAVTDAAPATLSVQKEERE is encoded by the coding sequence ATGAAGACCGGAGTTTGCTATTTTCCGGAACACTGGCCCGAGGAGCGATTAGCGCGAGATATCGAGCAGATGGCCGACGCCGGCTTAGAGTACGTCCGCATGGGCGAGTTCAGTTGGTCACGACTGGAACCGGAGCCCGGTGACCTCGACTTCGAGTGGTTGAAAGACGCCGTCTCGCTCATCGGCGACCACGGAATGCAGGCGGTGCTCTGCACGCCGACGGCGACGCCCCCCAAGTGGCTGGTCGACGAGTATCCGGAAATTCGACAAGCGGAGGCAGACGGTACGCCTCGACATTACGGGAGCAGACGCCACTACTGCTACAACTCCGAAATCTACCGACGTGAGACGCGACGCATCACCGAGGCGCTGGCGGAGGCGTTCGCGGACGACCCCACCGTCGCCGGGTGGCAGACGGACAACGAGTACGGCTGTCACGGCACCATCCGGTGCTACTGCGACGACTGCGCGACGGCGTTCCGGCAGTGGCTCAAGGAGAAGTACGGCGACGTTGAGACGCTGAACGAGTCGTGGGGCAACGCGTTCTGGAGCCAAGAACTCAACTCGTTCGCGCAGGTCGACCCGCCGCGACACACCGCCGCGGACCACCATCCCGCCCGATTGCTCGACTACTACCGATTCAGCAGCGACAGCGTCGTCGAGTACAATCGTCTCCAAACCGAACTGCTCCGGGAGGCGAACGACGTCTGGTTCGTCACGCACAACTTCATGGGTCACTTCGGCGCGCTCGACGCCTACGACGTCTCCGAAGAGTTGGATTTCGCGTCGTGGGACTCGTACCCCACAGGCCACGTCCAGGAACGGTCGACGCCGGCGTCGACAGAACAGCTGCGCGTCGGCGACCCCGACCAAATCGCGTTCAACCACGACCTGTATCGCAGCGCCACCGGGTCGCCGTTCTGGGTGATGGAACAGCAACCGGGCGACATCAACTGGCCGCCGTACTCCCCACAACCCGGCGAGGGGGCGATGCGTCTGTGGGCGCAGTTTGCGGTCGCCCACGGCGCGGACGTCGTCTCGTACTTCCGCTGGCGGCAGTGTCTGATGGGACAAGAACAGTACCACAGCGGCCTCCTCGCGCCGGACGGCTCTCCCGACCGCGGCTATCGCGACGCAGCGCGGGCGGCGACGGAGTTCGCCGAACTGCTCGACGGCCGCGAGACTGAACCCGACGAGCAGACGACCGCGGGCTCGGAGGCGAACGTAGCCGTTCTCCACGATTACGACAACCTCTGGGCGCTGGAAATCGAACCCAACACGCCCGACTTCGACTACTGGGAGCACGCGGAGACGTACTACGCGGCGCTCCAAGCGCGCTCCGTGACCGTCGACGTCGTCCCTCCGTCGGCGGAGCTATCCGGCTACGACGCCGTCGTCGCCCCGACGCTCTACCTCGCAGACGACCACTTGGCGGACACGCTCGAATCGTACGTCCGCTCGGGCGGCGAACTCCTCGTAACGATGCGCTCGGGGGTGAAAGACCCGTACAACAAGCTCCACGAGACGCAGCAGCCGGGGCCGTTGACGGACGTGCTCGGCGCGGAGGTCACCCAGTTCGAGAGCATTCCCGAACGTATCGAGAGCCGCGTCAGCTACGGCGGCGAGCGGTTCGACTGCCACGTCTGGAACGACTGGCTCTCGCCGGTAGCCGATAGCGCCGACGTCGTCGGCCGTTACGATGGCGAACTCGCCGACGGCGAGGCGGCAATCATCCACAACACCGTCGGGGAGGGCTCGGTAGTCTACGTCGGCACGTGGCCGGAGGCTGCTCTCGCCGACGAACTGGTCGGCGATCTGTTGATCCGGGCGGATGTGGAGACGACACCGCGACTCCCTGACCAAGTTCGACTGGCCAGGCGGAACGGGTTGACGTGGGTGGCGAACTTCAGTTCGGACCCGGTGACGGTCGACGCCGACACAGACGCTCGATGGCTCGTCGGCGGCGAATCGGTCGACAGCTACGACGTCGCCGTTACCGACGCCGCTCCCGCGACGCTCTCCGTTCAGAAGGAGGAGCGAGAGTGA
- a CDS encoding ABC transporter ATP-binding protein, whose amino-acid sequence MAKIDITNLRKTFGENGEQIVAVDDFNLKIEDGEFLVFVGPSGCGKTTTLRCIAGLEDVTSGTIEFDGTDVTDKRARERDVAMVFQNYALYPHMTVRKNIGFPLRLSTKQTTEEIDSRVENVAELLGIEDLLEKKPKELSGGQQQRVALGRAIIRDPEVFLMDEPLSNLDAKLRSTMRTELQELQQELGVTTAYVTHDQTEAMAMGDRIVVLNGGVLQQVGTASEVYRSPTNEFVAGFIGSPSINLFTAAVEGNTLTGPGGFSYTLEDESLVEGRSQVRVGIRPEDLTLASDGSLPSEVTVVEQMGNENFLYAKMDHVDITARIQSEIRPTEGSVVEFGFEEEDLYLFDAETTEAIKTKTGETDIDYEQYTRTQSV is encoded by the coding sequence ATGGCAAAAATCGACATCACGAACTTACGCAAGACGTTTGGTGAGAACGGCGAACAGATCGTTGCAGTCGACGACTTCAACCTGAAAATCGAAGACGGGGAGTTCCTCGTCTTCGTCGGTCCGTCAGGCTGCGGAAAGACGACAACGCTCCGGTGTATCGCCGGATTAGAAGACGTGACCAGCGGGACTATCGAGTTCGACGGGACAGACGTAACTGACAAACGCGCGCGCGAGCGCGACGTTGCGATGGTGTTTCAGAACTACGCGCTGTACCCGCACATGACCGTCCGAAAGAACATCGGATTCCCGCTTCGGCTCTCGACGAAGCAGACGACCGAGGAGATCGATTCCCGCGTTGAGAACGTTGCGGAGCTGCTCGGCATTGAGGACCTCCTGGAGAAGAAACCTAAGGAGCTCTCGGGGGGGCAACAGCAGCGCGTCGCCCTCGGCCGTGCCATTATCCGGGACCCGGAGGTCTTCCTGATGGACGAACCACTGTCGAATCTCGACGCGAAGCTCCGGTCGACGATGCGGACCGAACTTCAGGAACTCCAGCAGGAGCTGGGAGTCACCACCGCGTACGTGACCCACGACCAGACGGAAGCGATGGCCATGGGCGACAGGATCGTCGTGCTCAACGGCGGCGTGCTCCAGCAGGTCGGCACCGCGAGCGAAGTGTATCGCAGCCCCACCAACGAGTTCGTCGCCGGTTTCATCGGCAGTCCGAGCATCAACCTTTTCACAGCGGCGGTGGAGGGCAACACGCTCACCGGTCCCGGCGGCTTCTCCTACACGCTCGAAGACGAGTCGCTGGTCGAGGGACGAAGTCAGGTTCGCGTGGGCATTCGCCCGGAAGACTTGACGCTCGCGTCCGACGGTAGTCTCCCGAGCGAGGTGACCGTCGTCGAGCAGATGGGTAACGAGAACTTTCTCTACGCGAAGATGGACCACGTCGACATCACTGCTCGAATCCAGAGCGAAATCCGGCCTACCGAGGGTTCGGTCGTCGAGTTCGGCTTCGAAGAGGAAGACCTCTATCTGTTCGACGCAGAGACGACGGAGGCGATTAAGACGAAGACCGGCGAGACGGATATCGACTACGAACAGTACACGCGGACACAGAGCGTATAA
- a CDS encoding carbohydrate ABC transporter permease — protein sequence MHIRDQREALWKFGSYIFLLVITALVLIPLYWMLVAATIPQSEFFSWPPRLLPGAYFLENFRALQQNVDFVRSIGNSIIIAVTYTILSLILCSMAGFAFAKYEFRFKEPLFYFILATLVLPIQLLIIPLFLLMVQIGWTNSYLAVILPWAANPLGIFLMRQNMKAIPDSLLESARMDGATEFQLYYKIALPTMLPSLAALAIILFLNQWQAFLYPLVILQDPQMFTIPLALADLVGQQRVAFDQIMVGTSLAVTPIFVVFLTLQQYFIKGILSGSVKQ from the coding sequence ATGCACATCCGAGACCAAAGAGAAGCGCTCTGGAAGTTCGGAAGCTACATCTTCCTGCTCGTCATCACGGCGTTGGTACTGATACCCCTGTACTGGATGCTCGTCGCCGCGACGATTCCGCAGTCGGAGTTCTTCTCGTGGCCGCCGCGGCTGCTTCCGGGGGCGTACTTCCTCGAGAACTTCCGGGCGCTTCAACAGAACGTCGACTTCGTCAGGAGTATCGGCAACAGTATCATCATCGCAGTGACGTACACGATACTGTCGCTGATCCTCTGTTCGATGGCAGGTTTCGCCTTCGCGAAGTACGAATTCCGTTTCAAAGAGCCGCTGTTCTACTTCATCTTGGCGACGCTCGTATTGCCTATACAGCTGCTCATCATTCCGCTGTTCCTCCTGATGGTGCAGATCGGCTGGACGAACTCGTATCTCGCAGTGATTCTGCCGTGGGCGGCGAACCCGCTCGGCATCTTCCTGATGCGACAGAACATGAAGGCGATTCCGGACTCGCTTCTGGAGTCTGCACGCATGGACGGTGCCACCGAGTTCCAACTGTACTACAAGATTGCACTCCCGACGATGCTCCCGTCGTTGGCGGCGCTGGCAATTATTCTCTTCTTAAACCAGTGGCAGGCGTTCCTCTACCCGCTTGTCATTCTGCAGGATCCGCAGATGTTCACGATTCCGCTCGCGCTGGCGGACCTCGTCGGCCAACAGCGAGTGGCGTTCGACCAGATCATGGTGGGAACCTCGCTGGCCGTAACGCCCATTTTCGTCGTGTTCTTGACGCTCCAGCAGTACTTCATCAAGGGGATCCTCTCCGGTTCGGTCAAACAATAG
- a CDS encoding carbohydrate ABC transporter permease has protein sequence MVLTAIQSTLRSSTTYQRLSDRVRYARQDLSGAVPTVPGLPYLYISPFFILFGIFLMFPAAYTFYLSFFNYIGVSNDILLSIQMGPVIVSIPEIARLEFVGLSHYERLVFRDSLFHRSLFNTAFIFFVQVPTMVILGLATALVLDAKFIRAKGLFRTLIALPVATGLVAYSTIFLLLFNGQVGLVNYVLETIGVSAIPWLGDGFWARITLVIAVTWRWLGYNMIILLAGLQTVPQPLYEAAEIDGASRWQKFRYVTLPQLRPVLLFVIVSSTIGTFQIFAEPYVITGGGPSNATITIVQYIYNQAFLQLNLGYASAVSVILVVLVSIMSIIQIRYGSES, from the coding sequence ATGGTACTCACCGCTATTCAGTCGACGCTTCGCTCGTCGACTACGTACCAACGGCTCTCCGACCGCGTGCGGTACGCGCGCCAAGATCTCTCCGGCGCAGTACCGACGGTGCCGGGACTGCCGTACCTCTACATATCGCCGTTTTTCATCCTTTTCGGAATCTTCCTCATGTTTCCGGCGGCGTACACGTTCTACCTGTCGTTTTTCAACTATATCGGTGTCTCCAACGACATCTTGTTGAGTATTCAGATGGGGCCGGTCATCGTTTCGATACCGGAGATTGCGAGACTCGAGTTCGTGGGGCTGAGCCACTACGAACGCCTCGTATTCAGGGACTCGCTGTTCCATCGGTCGCTGTTCAACACGGCGTTCATCTTCTTCGTGCAAGTGCCGACAATGGTCATCCTCGGACTGGCCACAGCGCTCGTGCTGGACGCGAAGTTCATCCGCGCGAAGGGACTGTTTCGGACGCTCATCGCGCTGCCGGTAGCGACGGGGCTGGTCGCGTACTCGACGATCTTCCTCCTCTTGTTCAACGGGCAGGTCGGACTCGTCAACTACGTGCTGGAGACCATCGGCGTCAGCGCGATTCCGTGGTTAGGAGACGGCTTCTGGGCGCGGATAACGCTCGTTATCGCGGTCACGTGGCGTTGGCTCGGTTACAACATGATCATCCTCCTCGCAGGTTTGCAGACGGTTCCGCAGCCACTCTACGAGGCCGCGGAAATCGACGGCGCGAGCCGCTGGCAGAAGTTCCGGTATGTCACGCTGCCGCAACTCCGGCCGGTGCTGCTATTCGTCATTGTCTCTTCGACAATCGGGACGTTCCAGATATTCGCCGAACCGTACGTCATCACCGGCGGCGGCCCGTCGAACGCGACCATCACCATCGTACAGTACATCTACAACCAGGCGTTCCTCCAGTTGAACCTGGGATACGCTAGCGCGGTGTCGGTCATACTCGTCGTCCTCGTGAGCATCATGTCGATAATCCAAATCAGATACGGGAGTGAATCGTAA